One Antennarius striatus isolate MH-2024 chromosome 17, ASM4005453v1, whole genome shotgun sequence genomic window carries:
- the palm1b gene encoding paralemmin 1b, with protein MEEVSQEERLQAIAEKRKKQTEIENKRRQLDDDRRQLQHLKSKALRERWLLDGAPAEEETQRRLQEDEVKTKLLEQVILRLEQEIEELETGVPANKGVVKENGGENGAVQTSGQTPKREVTGMEAKLLGPSPDQASADNPVTLVFMGYKTVEEEQETRKALGIEGVDGNVKAEFVVIEDGEGKAGGEAATAEQAPPNGSMAEKEKGGGEEGGEEKKQTCKCCTVM; from the exons ATGGAGGAGGTGTCACAAGAGGAGAGACTGCAGGCCATCGCT gagaagaggaagaaacaaacaGAGATCGAGAACAAGAGGAGGCAGCTGGACGACGACCGGCGGCAGCTCCAGCATctcaag TCGAAGGCCCTGAGGGAGCGCTGGTTGTTGGATGGAGCTCCTGCAGAGGAAGAGACTCAGCGGCGCCTCCAGGAGGACGAGGTGAAGACCAAACTCCTGGAACAGGTCATCCTCAG GCTGGAGCAAGAGATTGAAGAGCTGGAGACCGGCGTGCCGGCCAACAAGGGCGTGGTCAAAGAAAATGGAG GCGAGAATGGAGCAGTGCAGACCTCCGGTCAAACCCCCAAGAGAGAGGTGACAGGGATGGAAGCCAAACTGCTGGGGCCCAGTCCCGACCAGGCCAGCGCCGACAACCCCGTCACCCTGGTGTTCATGGGATACAAGacggtggaggaggagcaggagaccCGCAAGGCTTTGGGGATAGAAGGGGTGGACGGCAACGTGAAGGCCGAGTTTGTCGTGATCGAGGACGGCGAGGGAAAAGCAGGCGGGGAGGCGGCCACGGCGGAGCAGGCCCCACCCAACGGGAGCATGGCGGAGAAGGAGAAGGGAGGTGGAGAGGAAGGAGGCGAGGAGAAGAAACAGACCTGCAAATGCTGCACGGTCATGTGA
- the ptbp1a gene encoding polypyrimidine tract-binding protein 1a, which yields MDGRLDADLYPLGSGYVPEIDGVHDISVGTKRGSDELFSSCISNGPYIMNSANGNDTKKFKGDVRSPGVPSRVVHVRKLPNDINEAEVIGLGLPFGKVTNLLMLKGKNQAFLELNSEECAQSMVGYYSSVTPVIRNHPVYMQYSTHKELKTDNSPNQVRAQAALQAVNALRGDGLGGMTIATDASSIGGAAQSPVLRVIVENLFYPVTLDVLHQIFSKFGTVLKIITFTKNNQFQALIQYADGMTAQHAKVSLDGQNIYNACCTLRISFSKLTSLNVKYNNDKSRDYTRPDLPTADSQPSIDPQTMAAAAFAAPGIISASPYAGAHAFPPTFAIQQAAGPYAGLSVPGIPSALASLSVGHSGMAAAAAAASRLGLSGLAPAAGHNVLLVSNLNPQSVTPHCLFILFGVYGDVMRVKILFNKKENALIQMSDGTQAQLAMSHLNGQRLHGRDMRVAFSKHTTVQLPREGHEDQGLTKDYSNSPLHRFKKPGSKNYSNIFPPSATLHLSNIPPSVVEDDLQRLFASCGATVKAFKFFQKDRKMALIQMGSVEEAIECLIEFHNHDLGENHHLRVSFSKSTI from the exons ATGGACGG CCGCCTAGACGCTGACTTGTACCCTCTGGGATCCGGCTACGTCCCTGAAATCGA CGGTGTCCATGACATATCAGTTGGCACAAAG aGGGGATCCGACGAACTCTTTTCTTCCTGCATATCCAACGGGCCCTATATCATGAACTcag ccaATGGCAACGACACTAAAAAATTCAAAGGTGATGTCCGCAGTCCTGGTGTCCCATCGCGCGTGGTCCACGTACGCAAGCTACCCAATGACATCAACGAGGCGGAGGTGATCGGACTGGGACTGCCTTTTGGGAAGGTCACCAATCTGCTGATGCTGAAAGGAAAGAACCAG GCGTTCTTGGAGCTGAACAGCGAGGAGTGTGCGCAGTCGATGGTGGGCTACTACTCTTCCGTCACGCCCGTCATCAGAAACCACCCCGTCTACATGCAGTACTCCACCCATAAGGAGCTCAAGACAGACAACTCCCCCAACCAAGTG CGGGCCCAGGCAGCTCTGCAGGCTGTCAACGCGCTGCGTGGAGACGGGCTCGGAGGCATGACCATCGCCACAGACGCCAGCAGCATCGGAGGGGCGGCCCAGAGCCCCGTCCTCAGGGTGATCGTGGAGAACCTGTTCTACCCCGTCACCCTCGACGTCCTCCACCAG ATTTTCTCTAAATTCGGCACCGTGCTGAAGATCATCACCTTCACCAAGAACAACCAGTTCCAGGCTCTGATCCAGTACGCTGACGGGATGACGGCTCAGCACGCCAAAGTG TCTCTGGACGGACAGAACATCTACAACGCCTGTTGCACCCTGAGGATCAGCTTCTCCAAGCTCACCAGCCTCAATGTGAAGTACAACAACGACAAGAGCAGAGATTACACCCGGCCCGACCTCCCTACCGCTGACTCCCAGCCCTCCATTGACCCCCAGACCATGGCGGCTGCTGCTTTCG CTGCTCCGGGTATAATCTCAGCCTCTCCCTACGCGGGGGCCCACGCCTTCCCCCCGACCTTTGCCATCCAGCAGGCAGCAGGTCCCTACGCAG GTCTGTCGGTGCCTGGTATCCCCAGCGCCCTCGCCTCCCTGAGCGTGGGCCACAGCGGCATGGCGGCAGCGGCCGCCGCCGCTAGCCGCCTCGGCCTGTCGGGGCTGGCGCCCGCCGCGGGGCACAACGTCTTACTGGTCAGCAATCTGAACCCCCAG AGCGTTACGCCACACTGCCTCTTTATTCTTTTCG gTGTTTACGGCGATGTGATGAGAGTGAAGATCCTGTTCAATAAGAAGGAGAACGCTCTGATCCAGATGTCCGACGGCACGCAGGCTCAGCTAG CTATGAGCCACCTGAATGGCCAGCGGCTCCACGGCAGGGACATGCGCGTGGCGTTCTCCAAACACACCACGGTGCAGCTGCCCAGGGAGGGGCACGAGGACCAGGGCCTCACCAAGGACTACAGCAACTCCCCGCTGCACCGCTTCAAGAAGCCCGGCTCCAAGAACTACTCCAACATCTTCCCTCCCTCCGCAACACTCCACCTCTCCAACATCCC gcCGTCTGTggtggaggacgacctccagaGGCTGTTCGCCAGCTGCGGAGCGACGGTCAAGGCCTTCAAGTTCTTCCA GAAGGACAGGAAGATGGCCCTGATCCAGATGGGCTCCGTGGAGGAAGCCATCGAGTGCCTGATCGAGTTTCACAACCATGACCTGGGCGAGAACCACCACCTGCGAGTgtccttctccaagtccaccaTCTGA